The Paraburkholderia sp. ZP32-5 genome includes a window with the following:
- a CDS encoding phasin family protein produces the protein MTLLTPEQFAAAQKANFETLFGLTTKAFEGVEKLVELNLQVVKSTLAESQENAQRALSVKDAQELLALQASLAQPVAEKALSYGRHVYEIVSATQGEFTRVAEAQFEEQNRKVQALVENVAKNAPAGSETAVAVMKSAITAANTTYETVHKATRQAVEIAESNFNAAATAASKAASQAAAQASRAAKKTV, from the coding sequence ATGACTCTGCTGACCCCTGAGCAATTCGCCGCAGCCCAGAAAGCCAACTTCGAAACCCTGTTCGGCCTGACGACCAAAGCATTTGAAGGCGTCGAAAAGCTGGTCGAGCTGAACCTGCAAGTCGTGAAGTCAACGCTCGCCGAAAGCCAGGAAAACGCTCAACGCGCGCTGTCCGTGAAGGACGCGCAGGAACTGCTGGCACTGCAAGCGAGCCTCGCGCAGCCGGTGGCTGAAAAGGCGCTGTCGTATGGCCGGCACGTGTACGAAATCGTTTCGGCAACGCAAGGTGAATTCACCCGTGTCGCTGAAGCCCAGTTCGAAGAACAGAACCGCAAGGTTCAGGCACTCGTCGAAAACGTCGCGAAGAATGCGCCGGCTGGCTCGGAAACCGCTGTCGCCGTGATGAAGTCGGCTATCACCGCCGCTAACACGACGTACGAAACGGTTCACAAGGCAACCCGTCAGGCTGTCGAAATCGCTGAAAGCAACTTCAACGCAGCTGCAACCGCTGCATCGAAGGCAGCTTCGCAAGCCGCCGCGCAAGCATCGCGCGCCGCCAAGAAGACGGTCTAA
- the lpdA gene encoding dihydrolipoyl dehydrogenase produces the protein MSLVEVKVPDIGDFKDVDVIEVNVKPGDVIEKEQSLLTLESDKASMEVPSDTAGTVKEVRIKPGDKVSQGTVIALVEASADAKPAAAPAAAPAPAAAPAPAPKAAAPAPQAGSYSGGADIECDMLVLGSGPGGYSAAFRAADLGMKTVLVERYSTLGGVCLNVGCIPSKALLHTALVIDEAADLASHGITFGKPQIDLDKLRDFKSGVVKKLTGGLAGMAKMRKVEVVTGTGAFVDPNHMEVQTEGGKKVVKFKQAIIAAGSEAVKLPFIPEDPRVVDSTGALELRQIPQRMLVIGGGIIGLEMATVYSTLGAQIDVVEMLDGLMAGADRDLVKVWEKYNSKRFANVMLKTKTTAAEAKDDGIYVSFEGEKAPAEPQRYDLVLVAVGRTPNGKRIGAEKAGVAVTDRGFIDVDKQQRTNVPHIFAIGDIVGQPMLAHKAVHEGHVAAEAAHGEKAYFDAMQIPSVAYTDPEVAWAGKTEDQLKAAGVKFGKAVFPWAASGRAIANGRDEGFTKLLFDEETHRVIGGGIVGLNAGDLISEVCLAIEMGADATDIGKTIHPHPTLGESVGMAAELYEGVCTDLPPVKKK, from the coding sequence ATGAGTCTCGTCGAAGTAAAAGTGCCGGACATCGGTGACTTCAAGGACGTCGACGTCATCGAAGTCAACGTCAAACCGGGTGACGTCATCGAGAAAGAGCAGTCGCTGCTGACGCTCGAATCCGACAAGGCGTCGATGGAAGTGCCGAGCGATACCGCCGGCACCGTCAAGGAAGTACGCATCAAGCCGGGCGACAAGGTTTCGCAGGGCACGGTGATCGCGCTCGTCGAAGCCTCGGCGGATGCGAAGCCGGCGGCGGCGCCAGCCGCGGCACCTGCTCCTGCTGCTGCGCCCGCGCCTGCGCCGAAGGCCGCCGCGCCGGCACCGCAGGCCGGCAGCTATTCCGGTGGTGCCGATATCGAGTGCGACATGCTCGTGCTCGGCTCGGGCCCCGGTGGTTATTCGGCTGCGTTCCGCGCCGCCGATCTCGGTATGAAGACCGTGCTGGTCGAGCGTTATTCGACGCTCGGCGGCGTGTGTCTGAACGTCGGCTGCATCCCGTCGAAGGCGCTGCTGCACACCGCGCTCGTCATCGACGAGGCGGCGGATCTGGCCTCGCACGGCATCACGTTCGGCAAGCCGCAGATCGATCTCGACAAGCTGCGCGACTTCAAGTCGGGCGTCGTCAAGAAGCTGACCGGCGGTCTCGCCGGCATGGCGAAGATGCGCAAGGTCGAGGTGGTCACGGGCACCGGCGCGTTCGTCGATCCGAACCACATGGAAGTGCAGACCGAAGGCGGCAAGAAGGTCGTCAAGTTCAAGCAGGCGATCATCGCCGCGGGTTCGGAAGCGGTGAAGCTGCCGTTCATTCCGGAAGATCCGCGTGTGGTCGATTCGACCGGCGCGCTCGAGCTGCGACAGATTCCGCAGCGCATGCTCGTGATCGGCGGCGGCATCATCGGTCTGGAAATGGCGACGGTGTACTCGACGCTCGGCGCGCAGATCGACGTGGTCGAAATGCTCGACGGCCTGATGGCCGGCGCTGACCGCGATCTGGTCAAGGTCTGGGAGAAGTACAACAGCAAGCGTTTCGCGAACGTGATGCTGAAGACCAAGACCACCGCGGCGGAAGCGAAGGACGATGGCATCTATGTGTCGTTCGAGGGCGAGAAGGCCCCGGCTGAGCCGCAGCGCTACGACCTCGTGCTGGTGGCGGTGGGCCGCACGCCGAACGGCAAGCGGATCGGCGCGGAAAAGGCCGGCGTCGCGGTGACGGATCGTGGCTTCATCGACGTCGACAAGCAGCAACGTACGAACGTGCCGCATATTTTCGCGATCGGCGATATCGTCGGCCAGCCGATGCTCGCGCACAAGGCGGTGCACGAAGGCCACGTGGCGGCGGAAGCCGCGCATGGCGAGAAGGCCTACTTCGACGCGATGCAGATTCCGTCGGTGGCTTATACCGATCCGGAAGTGGCGTGGGCCGGCAAGACCGAGGACCAGCTGAAGGCCGCGGGCGTCAAGTTCGGCAAGGCGGTGTTCCCGTGGGCCGCGTCGGGTCGCGCGATCGCCAACGGCCGCGACGAGGGCTTCACCAAGCTGCTGTTCGATGAAGAGACGCATCGCGTGATCGGCGGCGGCATCGTCGGTCTGAATGCGGGCGATCTGATCAGCGAAGTGTGCCTCGCGATCGAAATGGGCGCGGACGCGACGGATATCGGCAAGACGATCCATCCGCATCCGACGCTCGGCGAATCGGTTGGCATGGCCGCGGAACTGTACGAAGGTGTGTGTACCGATCTGCCGCCGGTCAAGAAGAAGTAA
- the aceF gene encoding dihydrolipoyllysine-residue acetyltransferase, giving the protein MSQAIEVKVPDIGDYKDIPVIEVLVKAGDTVEKEQSLVTLESDKATMDVPSSAAGVVKEVKVKVGDNVSEGTLIVIVESAEGGAAAPAPAAAPAPAAAPAPTPAPAAAPAASGGGVQEIKVPDIGDYKDIPVIEVAVKVGDRVEKEQSLVTLESDKATMDVPSSAAGVVKEVKVKVGDTVSEGSVIVVLEADAGAAAPAAAPAQKPAAEKPADAPAPAAAAPAPAAAPSALAQAPSIPAGEGGSRHPSHASPSVRKFARELGADIGQVKGTGPKGRITQADVTAFVKGVMTGQRAAPAAAAAPAGGGELNLLPWPKVDFTKFGPVDPKPLSRIKKISGANLHRNWVMIPHVTNNDEADITELEALRVKLNKEHEKAGVKFTMLAFVIKAVVSALKKFPTFNASLDGDNLVFKQYYHVGFAADTPNGLVVPVIRDADKKGLVDIAKEMADLSKAAREGKLKPDQMQGGCFSISSLGGIGGTHFTPIINAPEVAILGLSRSAMKPVWDGKQFEPRLTMPLSLSYDHRVIDGAEAARFNAYLGAILADFRRVIL; this is encoded by the coding sequence ATGAGTCAAGCGATCGAAGTCAAGGTGCCGGACATCGGCGATTACAAGGACATTCCTGTGATCGAGGTGCTGGTGAAGGCGGGTGATACCGTCGAGAAAGAGCAGTCGCTCGTGACGCTGGAATCGGACAAGGCAACGATGGACGTGCCGAGTTCGGCGGCCGGCGTCGTCAAGGAAGTGAAGGTCAAGGTCGGCGACAACGTGTCGGAAGGCACGCTGATCGTGATCGTCGAGAGCGCTGAAGGTGGCGCTGCCGCACCGGCTCCGGCCGCTGCGCCGGCTCCCGCCGCGGCACCTGCGCCCACACCTGCTCCTGCTGCCGCACCGGCCGCGAGCGGCGGTGGCGTGCAGGAAATCAAGGTGCCGGATATCGGCGACTACAAAGACATTCCCGTGATCGAAGTCGCGGTGAAGGTCGGCGATCGCGTCGAGAAAGAGCAGTCGCTCGTGACGCTGGAATCGGACAAGGCGACGATGGACGTGCCGAGTTCGGCGGCCGGCGTCGTCAAGGAAGTGAAGGTCAAGGTCGGCGATACCGTGTCGGAAGGCTCGGTCATCGTCGTGCTCGAAGCGGACGCTGGTGCCGCGGCACCGGCTGCCGCGCCCGCGCAGAAGCCGGCGGCCGAGAAGCCGGCCGATGCGCCGGCTCCCGCAGCGGCCGCGCCGGCACCGGCTGCGGCGCCGTCCGCGCTCGCGCAGGCGCCGTCGATTCCGGCAGGCGAGGGCGGCTCGCGCCATCCGAGCCATGCGTCGCCGTCGGTGCGCAAGTTCGCGCGCGAACTCGGCGCCGATATCGGCCAGGTGAAGGGCACGGGTCCGAAGGGCCGCATTACCCAGGCGGACGTGACCGCGTTCGTGAAGGGCGTGATGACCGGCCAGCGCGCAGCACCTGCGGCTGCCGCGGCACCGGCGGGCGGCGGCGAGCTGAACCTGCTGCCGTGGCCGAAGGTCGACTTCACGAAGTTCGGTCCGGTCGATCCGAAGCCGCTGTCGCGCATCAAGAAGATCTCGGGCGCGAACCTGCATCGCAACTGGGTGATGATCCCGCACGTCACGAACAACGACGAAGCGGACATCACCGAACTCGAAGCGCTGCGCGTGAAGCTGAACAAGGAGCACGAAAAGGCCGGCGTGAAGTTCACGATGCTGGCGTTCGTGATCAAGGCCGTGGTGTCGGCGCTGAAGAAATTCCCGACCTTCAACGCGAGTCTCGACGGCGATAACCTGGTGTTCAAGCAGTACTACCACGTCGGTTTTGCCGCCGACACGCCGAACGGTCTCGTGGTGCCGGTGATCCGCGACGCGGACAAGAAGGGCCTCGTCGATATCGCGAAGGAAATGGCCGATCTGTCGAAGGCAGCCCGCGAGGGCAAGCTGAAGCCGGACCAGATGCAGGGCGGCTGCTTCTCGATCTCGTCGCTGGGCGGCATTGGCGGCACGCATTTCACGCCGATCATCAACGCGCCTGAAGTCGCGATTCTCGGTCTGTCGCGTAGCGCGATGAAGCCGGTGTGGGACGGCAAGCAGTTCGAGCCGCGTCTGACGATGCCGCTGTCGCTGTCTTACGACCATCGTGTGATCGACGGTGCAGAAGCTGCGCGCTTCAATGCGTATCTGGGTGCGATTCTTGCCGATTTCCGGCGTGTGATTCTTTGA
- the aceE gene encoding pyruvate dehydrogenase (acetyl-transferring), homodimeric type — MSAVPDEVMKYVAAEKDDDPQETGEWLEALDGVISAVGPDRAHYLIEKQIEFARVHGEHLPFSANTPYINTIPVARQAKIPGDQDLEHRIRSYTRWNAMAMVLRAGKDTNVGGHIASFASAATLYDVGFNHFWHAPSPEHGGDLVFVQGHSSPGVYSRAFLLGRLSDKQLDNFRQEVGGEGISSYPHPWLMPDFWQFPTVSMGLGPIMAIYQARFMKYLQARGIAKTDGRKVWAFLGDGETDEPESLGAIGMAGRERLDNLVFVINCNLQRLDGPVRGNGKIIQELESEFRGAGWNVIKVVWGSRWDALFARDKSGVLMRRMMEVVDGEYQTYKSESGAFVREHFFNTPELKALVADWSDEDVWSLNRGGHDPHKIYAAFTEATNSKGQPTVILAKTIKGYGMGEAGQAMNITHQQKKMQVEQLKKFRDQFRLPITDEQIVDVPYLTFDEGSKELEYMRARRQELGGYLPARRQKAESLPVPDLAAFEPLLKGTGEGREISTTMAFVRILNILLKDKALGKRVVPIVPDESRTFGMEGLFRQIGIWNQDGQKYVPEDSDQLMFYRESETGQILQEGINEAGGMADWIAAATSYSTHGEIMIPFYIFYSMFGFQRIGDLAWAAGDMRSRGFLLGGTAGRTTLNGEGLQHEDGHSLLWAASVPNCISYDPTFGYELAVIMQDGLRRMVAEQEDVYYYITVMNENYEHPAIPQGAGLESVAADIIKGMYSFSKTEADKKTPHVQLMGAGTIFNEVIAAADLLKKDWGVNADLWSVPSFTELAREGHEVQRFNLLHPTEEKKVSHVEKLLKDAPGPVIASTDYVRALTEQIRAFVPQKFVVLGTDGYGRSDTREKLRHFFEVDRYWVTVAALNALADEGTIERKVVAEALKKYNLDPAKPNPMTV; from the coding sequence ATGTCCGCTGTACCCGACGAAGTCATGAAATATGTCGCCGCCGAAAAAGACGACGATCCCCAGGAAACCGGCGAATGGCTGGAAGCGCTGGATGGCGTGATTTCTGCTGTGGGCCCCGACCGCGCCCACTACCTGATTGAAAAGCAGATCGAGTTTGCCCGCGTGCATGGCGAACATCTGCCGTTCTCCGCGAATACCCCCTACATCAATACGATTCCGGTCGCGCGCCAGGCGAAGATCCCCGGCGACCAGGACCTCGAACACCGCATCCGCTCGTACACCCGCTGGAACGCGATGGCAATGGTGCTGCGCGCCGGCAAGGACACTAACGTCGGCGGCCACATTGCATCGTTCGCGTCGGCGGCCACGCTGTACGACGTCGGCTTCAACCACTTCTGGCATGCGCCGTCGCCCGAGCATGGCGGCGACCTCGTGTTCGTGCAGGGTCACTCGTCGCCGGGCGTCTACTCGCGCGCGTTCCTGCTCGGTCGTCTGAGCGACAAGCAGCTTGACAACTTCCGTCAGGAAGTCGGCGGCGAGGGCATCTCGTCGTATCCGCACCCGTGGCTGATGCCGGACTTCTGGCAGTTCCCGACCGTGTCGATGGGTCTCGGCCCGATCATGGCGATCTACCAGGCGCGCTTCATGAAGTACCTGCAGGCGCGCGGCATCGCGAAGACCGACGGCCGCAAGGTCTGGGCCTTCCTCGGCGACGGCGAGACCGATGAGCCGGAATCGCTCGGCGCGATCGGCATGGCCGGCCGCGAACGCCTCGACAACCTCGTGTTCGTAATCAACTGCAATCTGCAGCGCTTGGACGGTCCGGTGCGCGGTAACGGCAAGATCATCCAGGAACTCGAAAGCGAATTCCGCGGCGCCGGCTGGAACGTGATCAAGGTCGTGTGGGGCAGCCGCTGGGATGCGCTGTTCGCGCGCGACAAGTCCGGCGTGCTGATGCGCCGGATGATGGAAGTGGTCGACGGCGAGTACCAGACGTACAAGTCGGAATCCGGCGCGTTCGTGCGCGAGCACTTCTTCAATACGCCGGAACTGAAGGCGCTGGTCGCCGACTGGTCCGACGAAGACGTGTGGAGCCTGAACCGCGGCGGCCACGATCCGCACAAGATCTACGCGGCGTTCACCGAAGCGACGAATTCGAAGGGCCAGCCGACCGTCATCCTCGCGAAGACGATCAAGGGCTATGGCATGGGCGAAGCCGGCCAGGCGATGAACATCACCCACCAGCAGAAGAAGATGCAGGTGGAGCAGCTGAAGAAATTCCGCGACCAGTTCCGTCTGCCGATCACCGACGAACAGATTGTCGACGTGCCGTACCTGACCTTCGACGAAGGCTCGAAGGAACTCGAGTACATGCGCGCCCGCCGCCAGGAACTCGGCGGCTATCTGCCGGCGCGCCGTCAGAAGGCCGAATCGCTGCCGGTGCCGGATCTGGCTGCGTTCGAGCCGCTGCTGAAGGGCACGGGCGAAGGCCGCGAGATCTCCACGACGATGGCGTTCGTGCGGATCCTGAACATCCTGCTGAAGGACAAGGCGCTCGGTAAGCGCGTCGTGCCGATCGTGCCGGACGAGTCGCGTACCTTCGGTATGGAAGGTCTGTTCCGCCAGATCGGTATCTGGAATCAGGACGGCCAGAAGTACGTGCCGGAAGATTCCGACCAGCTGATGTTCTACCGCGAATCGGAAACCGGTCAGATCCTGCAGGAAGGCATCAACGAAGCCGGCGGCATGGCCGACTGGATCGCAGCCGCGACGTCGTATTCGACGCACGGCGAGATCATGATCCCGTTCTACATCTTCTACTCGATGTTCGGCTTCCAGCGCATCGGCGACCTCGCATGGGCAGCCGGTGACATGCGCTCGCGCGGCTTCCTGCTGGGCGGTACCGCGGGTCGTACGACGCTGAACGGCGAAGGTCTGCAGCACGAAGACGGCCACTCGCTGCTGTGGGCCGCTTCGGTGCCGAACTGCATCAGCTACGACCCGACGTTCGGTTACGAACTCGCTGTCATCATGCAGGACGGTTTGCGCCGCATGGTCGCTGAGCAGGAAGACGTGTACTACTACATCACGGTGATGAACGAGAACTACGAGCATCCGGCGATTCCGCAGGGCGCGGGCCTGGAGAGCGTAGCGGCGGACATCATCAAGGGCATGTACTCGTTCAGCAAGACCGAGGCCGACAAGAAGACGCCGCACGTGCAGCTGATGGGCGCGGGCACGATCTTCAACGAAGTGATCGCCGCGGCCGACCTGCTGAAGAAGGACTGGGGCGTCAACGCCGATCTGTGGAGCGTGCCGAGCTTCACCGAACTCGCGCGCGAAGGTCACGAAGTGCAGCGCTTCAACCTGCTGCACCCGACCGAAGAGAAGAAGGTCTCGCATGTCGAGAAGCTGCTCAAGGATGCGCCGGGTCCGGTCATTGCATCGACCGACTACGTGCGCGCGCTGACCGAGCAGATCCGCGCGTTCGTGCCGCAGAAGTTCGTCGTGCTGGGTACCGACGGTTATGGCCGTTCGGACACGCGCGAAAAGCTGCGTCACTTCTTCGAAGTCGATCGCTACTGGGTCACGGTCGCCGCGCTCAACGCGCTGGCGGACGAAGGCACGATCGAACGTAAGGTGGTCGCCGAGGCGCTCAAGAAGTACAACCTTGATCCCGCCAAACCCAACCCGATGACCGTCTAA
- the fixL gene encoding oxygen sensor histidine kinase FixL, whose protein sequence is MLTERLFSRSARTAGSPADSSPSTRWHHGPWWSNSYLLTPLLSILVFLVVMSLILWSLNRREQQQQEDTLYRNVAWAQQQIRLSMTGAQEQIQALARDLAAGHADQHSFLVSSTDIMQGHPEILYMNWYTSQQQPRWPNAAPPVLGQRLARLNDAQMDEAVKSGFADARNSRRQIYSPLIYDDLGNGFITLQTPIFRDREFLGTIAAVFSVEGILKRDIPPELSAKYKISIIDVNNRELTTTSTRPRLPRDMFYDLPLDPPGQGISVRVYAFPQITNFTNNTLVWLVAGLSCFVLWSLWSLWKHTRQRFEAQQALYAEAFFRRAMENSVLIGMRVLDMHGRITHVNPAFCRMTGWDESDLVGKSAPFAYWPRDAYPEMQRQLDMTLRGKAPSSGFELRVRRKDGSLFHARLYVSPLIDSSGRQTGWMSSMTDITEPKRAREELAAAHERFTTVLESLDAAVSVLAADEAELLFANRYYRHLFGIRPDGHLELAGGGFDSSQASSDSIDMVDAFAGLPAAALTESTADAQEIYIPGIQKWFEVRRQYIQWVDGHLAQMQIATDITTRKQAQELSRQQDEKLQFTSRLMTMGEMASSLAHELNQPLAAINNYCSGTVALVKSGRTTPDNLLPVLEKTAQQAVRAGMIIKRIREFVKRSEPKRQATRVADIVADAVGLAEIEARKRRIRIVTDLRARLPVIYVDPVLIEQVLVNLLKNGVEAMAEARPNAVDPVIRVVVRLDSGFVCISVVDQGPGVDEATAERLFEPFYSTKSDGMGMGLNICRSIIESHRGRLWVVNNVESDGHITGATFHCSLPIGQSDGPSNGGSEAPTPQTVTGEL, encoded by the coding sequence ATGTTGACCGAACGGCTTTTCTCTCGCTCGGCGCGCACCGCCGGTTCGCCAGCGGATTCGTCGCCGTCCACTCGCTGGCACCATGGGCCGTGGTGGTCCAATTCCTATTTGCTGACGCCGCTCCTGTCGATCCTGGTATTCCTGGTCGTCATGAGCCTGATTCTGTGGAGTCTGAACCGGCGCGAGCAGCAACAGCAGGAAGACACGCTGTACCGCAACGTCGCATGGGCGCAGCAGCAGATCCGTTTATCGATGACCGGCGCGCAGGAGCAGATCCAGGCGCTCGCACGCGATCTCGCCGCCGGCCATGCCGACCAGCATTCGTTCCTCGTGTCCAGCACGGACATCATGCAGGGACACCCCGAAATCCTGTACATGAACTGGTACACGAGCCAGCAGCAGCCGCGCTGGCCCAACGCGGCGCCGCCGGTGCTCGGCCAGCGTCTCGCGCGCCTGAACGACGCGCAGATGGACGAAGCGGTCAAGTCCGGTTTCGCCGACGCGCGCAACAGCCGCCGCCAGATCTACTCGCCGCTGATTTACGACGACCTCGGCAACGGCTTCATCACGCTGCAGACGCCGATCTTCCGTGATCGCGAATTTCTCGGCACGATCGCCGCGGTGTTCTCGGTCGAAGGGATCCTGAAGCGCGATATCCCGCCCGAGCTGTCGGCCAAGTACAAGATCTCGATCATCGACGTGAACAACCGCGAGTTGACGACCACGTCGACCCGCCCGCGCCTGCCGCGCGACATGTTCTACGACCTGCCGCTCGACCCGCCGGGCCAGGGCATCTCGGTGCGCGTGTATGCGTTCCCGCAGATCACAAATTTCACGAACAACACGCTGGTCTGGCTGGTGGCCGGCCTCTCCTGCTTCGTGCTGTGGAGCCTGTGGAGCTTGTGGAAGCACACGCGGCAACGCTTCGAGGCCCAGCAGGCGCTGTACGCGGAAGCATTCTTCCGTCGCGCGATGGAAAACTCGGTGCTGATCGGTATGCGCGTGCTCGACATGCACGGGCGCATCACGCACGTGAATCCGGCGTTTTGCCGCATGACCGGCTGGGACGAAAGCGACCTCGTCGGCAAGAGCGCGCCGTTTGCTTACTGGCCGCGCGACGCGTACCCGGAAATGCAGCGCCAGCTCGATATGACGCTGCGCGGCAAGGCGCCGTCGTCCGGCTTCGAATTGCGCGTGCGCCGCAAGGACGGCTCGCTGTTCCACGCACGGCTCTATGTTTCGCCGCTGATCGACAGCTCGGGCCGTCAGACCGGCTGGATGTCGTCGATGACCGATATCACCGAGCCGAAGCGCGCGCGCGAAGAACTCGCGGCCGCTCACGAACGCTTCACGACCGTGCTCGAAAGCCTCGACGCGGCGGTGTCCGTGCTGGCCGCCGACGAAGCCGAGCTGCTGTTCGCGAACCGCTACTACCGGCATCTGTTCGGCATCCGCCCGGACGGCCACCTGGAGCTGGCGGGCGGCGGCTTCGACAGCTCGCAGGCGTCGTCCGATTCGATCGACATGGTCGACGCCTTCGCCGGCCTGCCCGCCGCCGCGCTGACCGAAAGCACCGCCGACGCGCAGGAAATCTATATTCCGGGCATCCAGAAGTGGTTCGAGGTGCGCCGCCAGTACATCCAGTGGGTCGACGGCCATCTCGCGCAAATGCAGATCGCGACCGACATCACGACCCGCAAGCAGGCGCAGGAACTGTCGCGTCAGCAGGACGAAAAGCTGCAGTTCACCAGCCGCCTGATGACGATGGGCGAAATGGCCTCGTCGCTCGCGCACGAACTCAATCAGCCGCTCGCCGCGATCAATAACTATTGCTCCGGAACCGTCGCACTGGTTAAATCCGGTCGAACGACGCCTGACAACTTGCTGCCGGTGCTGGAAAAAACCGCTCAGCAGGCGGTGCGGGCCGGCATGATCATCAAGCGCATCCGCGAGTTCGTGAAGCGCAGCGAGCCGAAGCGGCAAGCCACGCGCGTCGCCGATATCGTCGCGGACGCGGTGGGGCTCGCCGAAATCGAGGCAAGAAAGCGGCGGATTCGCATCGTCACCGATCTGCGCGCGCGTCTGCCGGTGATCTACGTCGACCCGGTGCTGATCGAGCAGGTGCTGGTCAACCTGCTGAAGAACGGCGTCGAGGCGATGGCCGAAGCGCGGCCGAACGCGGTCGATCCAGTGATTCGCGTGGTTGTGCGGCTCGATAGCGGCTTCGTCTGCATCAGCGTCGTCGATCAGGGGCCCGGCGTCGACGAGGCGACCGCCGAGCGTCTGTTCGAACCGTTTTACAGCACCAAGTCCGACGGCATGGGCATGGGGCTGAACATTTGCCGTTCGATTATCGAATCGCACCGCGGCCGTCTGTGGGTGGTCAACAACGTCGAGTCCGACGGCCACATCACGGGCGCCACGTTTCATTGCAGTCTGCCTATTGGACAGTCCGACGGCCCGAGCAACGGCGGGTCCGAGGCACCGACACCACAAACCGTTACGGGAGAGCTATGA
- the fixJ gene encoding oxygen response regulator transcription factor FixJ — translation MNSPVTTQETVFVVDDDEAVRDSLRWLLEANGYRVQCFSSAEQFIDAWQPHQHPGQIACLILDVRMSGMSGLELQERLIADNASLPIIFVTGHGDVPMAVSTMKKGAMDFIEKPFDEAELRKLVERMLDKARSESSSVQQQRAAAERLGKLTAREHQVLERIIAGRLNKQIADDLGISIKTVEAHRANIMEKLNVNTVADLLRLALSNKPQPAQ, via the coding sequence ATGAACAGCCCAGTCACCACACAGGAAACCGTCTTTGTCGTCGACGACGACGAGGCCGTGCGAGATTCGCTGCGCTGGCTGCTGGAGGCGAACGGCTACCGCGTGCAGTGCTTCTCGAGCGCCGAGCAGTTCATCGACGCATGGCAGCCGCATCAGCATCCTGGCCAGATCGCGTGCCTGATTCTCGACGTGCGGATGTCCGGCATGAGCGGGCTCGAACTGCAGGAACGCCTGATCGCCGACAACGCGTCGCTGCCGATCATCTTCGTGACGGGCCACGGCGACGTGCCGATGGCGGTATCGACGATGAAAAAAGGCGCGATGGACTTCATCGAGAAGCCGTTCGACGAAGCGGAACTGCGCAAGCTGGTCGAGCGCATGCTCGACAAGGCACGCAGCGAAAGCAGCAGCGTGCAGCAGCAGCGCGCCGCAGCCGAACGCCTCGGCAAGCTGACCGCGCGCGAGCATCAGGTGCTCGAGCGGATCATCGCCGGCCGCCTGAACAAGCAGATCGCCGACGACCTCGGCATCAGCATCAAGACGGTCGAAGCGCATCGCGCGAACATCATGGAAAAACTCAACGTCAACACGGTCGCGGATCTGCTGCGACTCGCGTTGTCGAACAAGCCGCAGCCGGCGCAGTAA
- the folD gene encoding bifunctional methylenetetrahydrofolate dehydrogenase/methenyltetrahydrofolate cyclohydrolase FolD codes for MTAKLIDGLALSKTLRADVATRAAALTTRGHQPGLAVILVGDNPASEVYVRNKIKACHDNGLGSSFDRYPSDLPEAELLARIDELNHDPHIHGILVQLPLPKHIDTHKVIEAIAPEKDVDGFHVANAGALMTGQPLFRPCTPYGVMKMFEAYGIDLKGANAVVIGRSNIVGKPMALLLLEAGATVTICHSKTRDLAAHTRNADVVVAATGLRNILTAEMVKPGATVIDVGMNRDDAGKLCGDVDFAGVKEVAGHITPVPGGVGPMTITMLLVNTIEAAERKANAQAAQA; via the coding sequence ATGACTGCCAAACTGATCGACGGCCTCGCCCTCTCCAAGACCCTGCGCGCCGACGTCGCCACGCGCGCCGCCGCCCTCACCACCCGCGGCCATCAGCCGGGCCTCGCCGTGATTCTGGTCGGCGACAACCCGGCCAGCGAAGTCTACGTGCGCAACAAGATCAAGGCCTGCCATGACAACGGTCTGGGCTCGTCGTTCGATCGCTATCCGTCCGATCTGCCCGAAGCCGAACTGCTCGCGCGCATCGACGAACTGAACCACGATCCGCACATCCACGGCATCCTGGTGCAACTGCCGCTGCCGAAGCACATCGACACCCACAAGGTGATCGAGGCGATCGCGCCGGAGAAGGACGTCGACGGCTTTCACGTCGCCAATGCCGGTGCGCTGATGACCGGCCAGCCGCTGTTCCGTCCGTGCACGCCGTATGGCGTGATGAAGATGTTCGAGGCTTACGGCATCGATCTGAAGGGCGCGAACGCGGTGGTGATCGGCCGCTCGAACATCGTCGGCAAGCCGATGGCGCTGCTGCTGCTCGAAGCGGGCGCGACCGTCACGATCTGCCATAGCAAGACGCGCGATCTCGCCGCGCACACGCGCAATGCCGACGTCGTGGTCGCAGCGACCGGCCTGCGCAACATCCTGACCGCGGAGATGGTGAAGCCCGGCGCGACCGTGATCGACGTCGGCATGAATCGCGACGACGCCGGCAAGCTGTGCGGCGACGTCGACTTCGCGGGCGTCAAGGAAGTGGCCGGCCATATCACGCCGGTGCCGGGCGGCGTCGGCCCGATGACGATCACGATGTTGCTCGTCAACACGATCGAAGCAGCCGAGCGCAAAGCGAACGCGCAGGCGGCGCAGGCGTAA